Sequence from the Nocardia brasiliensis genome:
ACCGAGGTCGAGCTGACTCCCCGCCCCGAACGCGCCAAAACGGAGTCCCACTCATAGTGGCAGCGATACCAAGCCCTACCTCGACATTCGGCTGCCAATCCACCACTGGCAGCGGAGATTCTCCAGAGCACCCCTTTCTCCGTCTCGCAAGGGACCACCGACCAGGTTGCAGGCCTGAGACACCCAGATGGTTGCGATATGGATAGTATCTTGTGCGATAGTATCCTTAAGGGAGTGTATACAGAGGCGCTGGAGGTGCAGATTGGGCGACTTCATCGGACGGCAGCGTGAACTCGGCGCCCTCGCAGCCGCGCTGGACGGAGTAAGAGCAGAGATCGGCACGGCGAGGCCCGGACGCTGCCTGATCCTTCGGGGGCGACGCAGGATCGGCAAGTCCGCGCTTGTCGAGGAGTTCGTAGAGCGCAGCCTGGTGCCGAATGTCTTTCATACCAACGAAATCGGCTTCGGTACCGACCCGCTCGCTGAGTTCGTCGCCGCGGTCCGCAGTTCGTCGCTGCCGGACGCCGACGTGTTCGAAGAAGCCATACCCGGCAATTGGACAGCGGCGTTCCGTCAGCTCGCCGGCATCCTGCCCGACGATCAGCCGAGCGTCGTGGTACTCGACGAGCTCCCCTATCTGATGGACTCCGCCGGCGCCTTCGAAAGCGTGCTGCAACGGACGTGGGATCGCGAACTCTCACGCAAACCAGTGCTGCTGGTCCTCATCGGCTCCGACCTCGCGATGATGCAGGCGCTCACCTCGTACGGCCGACCGTTTCATCAGCGCGGCACCGAGATGCGACTCGGCCCCCTCAATCCCGCCGACATCGCCACGATGACCGGCCTGGAACCGGCGGCCGCCTTCGATGCCACCCTGATCACCGGTGGACTACCAGTTATCGCCGCACGCTGGAACAGCGGAGAGAATGTCGAGGCATTCCTGTCCCGCGAGCTGGCCGACCAGGTGAGCCCCCTCGTCGTTTCCGCGCAATTGTCGCTTGCCGCCGAATTTCCGGATCAGGCCCAGGCACGCCAGGTCCTGGCCGCGATCGGCAGCGGCGAACGCACCTTCACCAACATTGCCCGAGCGGCCGGTGGAATCGCGCACTCGACACTTTCACGCGCCGCTGAGTTGTTGACCGACAAAGGCGTCGTCGCGGCGGAGTTGCCGATCAGCCTGACACCTTCCAAAGAACGCCGGTATCGGATCACCGATCCGTACCTTCGCTTCTGGCTGACGTTTCTCGGCCCGCACCTGGCAGAACTGGACCGGATGCGGCCCGACCTCACGCTCGAACGAATCAATCGTGGTTGGACCAGCTGGCGTGGCCGCGCCGTCGAACCG
This genomic interval carries:
- a CDS encoding ATP-binding protein translates to MGDFIGRQRELGALAAALDGVRAEIGTARPGRCLILRGRRRIGKSALVEEFVERSLVPNVFHTNEIGFGTDPLAEFVAAVRSSSLPDADVFEEAIPGNWTAAFRQLAGILPDDQPSVVVLDELPYLMDSAGAFESVLQRTWDRELSRKPVLLVLIGSDLAMMQALTSYGRPFHQRGTEMRLGPLNPADIATMTGLEPAAAFDATLITGGLPVIAARWNSGENVEAFLSRELADQVSPLVVSAQLSLAAEFPDQAQARQVLAAIGSGERTFTNIARAAGGIAHSTLSRAAELLTDKGVVAAELPISLTPSKERRYRITDPYLRFWLTFLGPHLAELDRMRPDLTLERINRGWTSWRGRAVEPLVREALARVLPRHGIPAVPAIGGYWTRSNDVEIDIVGADREPVAHELSFLGSIKWLEHSPFDNHDLIELQRHRHRITDDPIPLIAVTRSGVTTEHLDAVFTPTDLLEAW